Proteins encoded within one genomic window of Cytophagales bacterium:
- a CDS encoding undecaprenyl-phosphate glucose phosphotransferase yields the protein MLTLNLSYTLASFIKFGMHLYGSEEHVQLQVALNLIWILIFYSSNLHNLNRDHRLADQVNKILTSLVINVSVVLTLWFVVNPAYSRQLIFLTFFFFSSSAVIWRIVWFYLIRFYRKRGYNVRHVAMVGYEGLAERMIRFIKSNPGLGYNLVGIFDEDPKSTPKHVGTVDEVERYIQENPLDILFCNLNVLSQQKLQHLVNVADSNLVKVKIISQFSKMELDNLTLQRYGIIPVLNVNAIPLDNSMNQFIKRAFDIVFSGITLLLICSWLFPVIALLIRLESSGPIFFRQRRHGKNNRTFDCLKFRTMILNTEADHKQATKNDSRITKIGRFLRKTSIDELPQFINVFLGDMSVVGPRPHPIKLNEEYQPSIEKFWQRHAVKPGITGLAQAKGYRGETDFNAMNSRVRLDRFYVKNWSLLLDLKIIFLTIFGFIKGSENAY from the coding sequence TTGCTTACATTAAATCTGAGCTATACCCTGGCAAGCTTCATCAAGTTTGGTATGCATCTGTATGGTTCGGAGGAGCACGTTCAGTTGCAGGTAGCCCTGAATTTGATCTGGATCCTTATTTTCTATTCAAGTAATTTACATAACCTGAATCGCGATCATCGACTGGCCGATCAGGTGAACAAAATTCTGACCTCCTTAGTCATCAATGTTTCAGTAGTACTTACCCTATGGTTTGTAGTCAACCCTGCTTACTCGAGACAGTTGATCTTCCTTACATTTTTCTTCTTTTCTTCTTCCGCGGTTATTTGGAGGATCGTATGGTTTTATCTGATCCGATTCTATAGGAAAAGAGGTTATAACGTTCGTCATGTGGCAATGGTGGGCTACGAAGGGCTGGCAGAACGAATGATTCGTTTCATCAAATCTAATCCAGGTTTAGGCTATAACTTGGTTGGCATCTTTGATGAGGATCCAAAGTCCACACCTAAACATGTCGGGACCGTAGATGAAGTGGAAAGATACATTCAGGAAAATCCGCTTGATATTCTGTTCTGCAATCTAAATGTGCTTAGCCAGCAAAAATTGCAACACCTCGTCAATGTAGCTGACAGTAATCTGGTGAAGGTTAAGATCATTTCGCAGTTCAGCAAAATGGAACTGGACAATCTTACCCTCCAGCGTTATGGCATCATCCCTGTATTGAATGTTAATGCCATTCCCCTGGACAATTCGATGAATCAGTTTATTAAACGAGCTTTTGATATCGTTTTTTCTGGCATTACCTTACTCTTGATTTGTAGCTGGTTATTTCCGGTTATTGCACTGCTGATACGATTAGAAAGCTCAGGCCCAATCTTTTTCAGGCAGCGAAGACATGGTAAGAATAACCGAACTTTCGATTGCCTTAAGTTCAGGACCATGATCTTAAATACCGAGGCTGATCATAAACAAGCTACAAAAAATGATAGCAGAATTACTAAAATAGGGCGTTTCCTCCGCAAAACAAGCATCGATGAATTACCTCAGTTCATCAACGTCTTTCTCGGAGACATGTCAGTTGTCGGCCCTCGTCCTCATCCCATTAAATTGAATGAAGAATATCAGCCTTCGATTGAGAAATTCTGGCAGCGCCATGCAGTTAAGCCTGGTATTACAGGTTTGGCACAAGCAAAAGGATATCGAGGTGAAACGGACTTCAATGCCATGAACAGTCGGGTTCGGTTGGATCGATTCTATGTTAAGAATTGGTCATTGTTGTTAGATCTGAAGATCATTTTCCTCACTATTTTCGGTTTCATCAAGGGAAGTGAGAATGCCTATTAG
- a CDS encoding glycosyltransferase family 2 protein: MSEITVVMATYNGEQYLKEQIQSILDQSMPPVSILIFDDGSNDESEQIADSFDSDLIHFHVNEKNKGVTKNFIDGILATKTPYIALADQDDIWEPQKLEKTYHELINIQKADKPAVVFSDLCVIDQNNQTVSSSFWAEIGIGNYEFCLDTLLFGNFMTGCTLLMNHQIKSYLERIQHDTDIHDAWIALIAYTFGNASGLREPLVRYRQHQSNLTFSTGTEKRDFKFKLLKHLEYLQHPERYLHERTTLIAAFLDSFKADIPESLHGKFQSFLKLKNRGYLTQKLAMRKTFAPYWR; the protein is encoded by the coding sequence ATGAGTGAGATTACAGTAGTTATGGCGACGTACAACGGAGAACAGTACCTCAAGGAGCAAATTCAAAGTATCCTGGACCAATCCATGCCTCCGGTAAGCATTTTAATCTTTGATGATGGATCAAACGATGAATCGGAGCAGATTGCCGACTCCTTTGATAGTGATTTGATCCATTTTCATGTCAATGAAAAAAATAAAGGGGTGACCAAAAATTTTATTGATGGCATACTTGCCACCAAAACACCCTACATAGCATTGGCCGATCAGGACGATATCTGGGAACCTCAAAAGCTGGAGAAAACCTATCATGAACTGATCAATATCCAGAAAGCAGATAAGCCTGCAGTCGTTTTTTCGGACTTATGTGTCATTGACCAAAACAATCAAACCGTATCTTCTTCGTTTTGGGCAGAGATTGGCATCGGCAATTATGAATTTTGCCTGGACACTTTGTTGTTCGGCAACTTTATGACAGGCTGCACGCTGCTCATGAACCACCAAATCAAGTCCTATCTTGAGAGAATCCAGCATGATACGGATATCCATGATGCATGGATCGCATTGATTGCCTATACCTTCGGAAATGCAAGTGGTTTAAGAGAACCATTGGTTAGGTACCGTCAACATCAAAGCAATCTTACCTTTTCGACAGGCACCGAAAAACGCGACTTCAAATTCAAACTATTGAAACACCTGGAATATCTACAACATCCTGAACGCTATTTACATGAGCGAACTACGTTGATAGCAGCATTTTTAGATTCTTTTAAAGCTGACATCCCAGAGAGCCTACATGGGAAATTCCAATCATTTTTGAAGCTAAAGAACCGAGGATACCTTACTCAAAAGCTCGCCATGCGCAAAACATTTGCACCTTATTGGCGTTGA
- a CDS encoding capsule assembly Wzi family protein codes for MYQTLFNKSKLLLILIGIVCNVLPTVAQTLSLGYPAVQDILRREQLTGSFNPNISFTNFPLEISSLTGTSFADSLKKLTYTPISVAGFDVSVLSPYTKLEFQSHHPYPYNNGIILPAKGFSNVTSIGVAVRHKFLSIQLRPEFYSAQNKAYDGFPESHFDVIWGRRYQFWNRIDKPEQHGIGNRQIFDWGQSHAMITFDSYVGIGISNENLWWGPGKRNTLLMSNNARGFQHLVLKTLQPIKTPIGHFETTIVSGFLEQSGFAPPDTTRSTLRNSPFYVPKRRGKRYLNAITISYQPKWIKGLTLGGTRSFQMYYEFAKETKSYFPILFNLFRKNDDDRNERQIDQYLSFNGRWYWQDALAEIYFEFGRNDASFNFRDFLISPQHSRAYVIGFSKIFELKKNAIEVNYEHTELSQTLNYIIRNAGSWYLHANVKQGYTNRGEVLGASIGPGSDMDHISISYIKGFNKVGILFERLANQQDFYYSAWDDINDFRRFWIDYSFGVNGYWQFDNILIDGTFIFTRSLNYQWEIEELNIGIFDDGRDVSNLSFNLSIGYLF; via the coding sequence ATGTACCAAACCTTATTCAATAAGTCCAAACTTCTACTTATCCTTATAGGCATTGTATGTAATGTATTGCCTACTGTGGCCCAAACACTTTCTCTTGGCTATCCTGCAGTACAAGACATACTTCGTCGGGAACAACTAACAGGGTCATTCAATCCTAATATCTCTTTCACAAACTTCCCTTTGGAAATCAGTTCACTGACAGGGACTTCTTTTGCAGACTCTTTGAAAAAACTTACTTACACGCCAATAAGTGTCGCTGGTTTTGATGTAAGTGTCCTAAGTCCATACACCAAACTTGAATTCCAATCGCATCATCCATATCCTTATAACAATGGCATTATTCTACCGGCGAAGGGATTTAGTAATGTGACGTCAATAGGTGTCGCTGTAAGGCACAAATTTCTTTCCATACAGTTAAGGCCAGAATTTTATTCAGCTCAAAACAAAGCATATGATGGCTTCCCAGAGTCTCATTTTGATGTGATCTGGGGCAGAAGATATCAGTTTTGGAACAGGATCGACAAACCCGAACAACACGGAATCGGAAACCGACAAATATTTGATTGGGGACAATCTCATGCAATGATCACTTTTGATTCCTACGTCGGAATTGGAATTTCTAACGAGAACCTTTGGTGGGGTCCAGGAAAACGCAATACGCTGTTGATGTCCAACAATGCTCGAGGGTTTCAACATCTGGTATTGAAGACCTTACAACCAATCAAAACACCTATCGGACATTTTGAGACCACAATCGTAAGTGGTTTTCTCGAACAATCAGGATTTGCACCTCCGGATACTACAAGGAGTACATTGAGAAATAGTCCATTTTACGTTCCGAAAAGAAGGGGAAAAAGGTACTTGAATGCCATCACTATATCATACCAGCCAAAATGGATCAAAGGACTCACACTTGGCGGCACAAGGAGCTTTCAGATGTATTACGAATTTGCGAAAGAAACCAAATCATATTTTCCGATTCTTTTCAATTTGTTCCGGAAGAATGACGATGATAGGAATGAAAGACAAATCGATCAATATCTTTCATTCAACGGCCGTTGGTATTGGCAAGATGCTTTAGCAGAAATCTACTTCGAATTTGGAAGAAATGATGCGTCATTCAATTTCCGTGATTTCCTTATTTCACCTCAACATTCGCGTGCTTACGTGATTGGATTTTCAAAAATTTTCGAACTGAAGAAAAACGCCATTGAAGTAAATTATGAACATACTGAGTTATCCCAAACCCTTAATTACATCATTCGAAATGCCGGCAGTTGGTATCTTCATGCCAACGTCAAACAGGGGTATACCAATAGAGGAGAAGTATTAGGCGCATCGATAGGACCTGGAAGTGACATGGACCACATCTCTATCTCTTATATCAAAGGTTTCAATAAAGTAGGCATACTCTTCGAACGTCTGGCTAATCAACAAGATTTCTATTATTCAGCCTGGGATGATATCAATGATTTTCGCCGTTTTTGGATCGACTACTCATTTGGTGTAAATGGTTATTGGCAATTTGATAACATCCTCATCGATGGTACTTTCATCTTTACAAGATCATTGAATTATCAGTGGGAAATAGAAGAATTGAACATCGGAATTTTTGACGATGGTCGAGATGTTTCTAACCTCTCTTTTAATCTGAGCATTGGATATTTATTTTAA
- a CDS encoding capsule assembly Wzi family protein encodes MMLQKQNIFRRILFIKRVIVTLGIISICFDDALSQILPVGYPAVNDILRRKQVMGEYTEKTSFTNFPIEYPALKSSMADTSYKMVYTPLKVAGVSFNLQSPTTWFEFHSNHPYPLSNGIILPAKGLSNVTSLGLSIRHRFFSIQLRPEIYQAQNLTYDGFPDTHFPVIWRRRYRFWNLIDNPEQHGVGEKKEITTGQSHAMFTYNDFVGAGISSENLWWGPGKRNSLLMTNNARGFSHLFLKTLKPIKTPIGHFEANAVVGLLNNSGYTPPDTARTFLIDIPLYVAKEDDKRYFNAITFSYQPKWIKGLTIGASRSFQLYYSFAKETKSYFPVLFNLFRKNDDGREEQNFDQLISGYARWFWTEGKTEIYFEFGRNDAAFNLRDVLNHPQHSRAYIFGISKIFPIKDDFLEINYEHTELSQTAGYLVRDARSWYLHKNIRHGYTNRGEVIGAPIGPGSDMDHMTISYIRGNNKVGVVFERLSHQLDFYHAAWDDIDDFRRFWNDYTFGIQGYWQFNNLILDGNILLIRSLNYQWEIEELNIGRFADGREETNLSFTIKAAYLF; translated from the coding sequence ATGATGCTCCAGAAGCAGAACATTTTTCGTAGAATATTATTCATCAAAAGGGTAATAGTTACTCTTGGAATAATTTCAATATGTTTCGATGATGCACTTTCTCAAATATTGCCTGTAGGATACCCAGCCGTAAATGACATACTCAGAAGAAAACAAGTCATGGGGGAATATACCGAAAAGACTTCCTTCACAAATTTTCCAATAGAATATCCGGCCCTTAAGAGTTCAATGGCCGATACTTCCTATAAAATGGTTTACACACCTTTGAAGGTAGCTGGGGTTTCATTCAACCTCCAGAGTCCAACTACATGGTTCGAATTCCACTCCAATCATCCATATCCTTTGAGCAATGGGATCATTTTACCGGCAAAAGGCCTAAGCAATGTAACTTCTTTGGGTCTATCTATACGTCATCGTTTTTTCTCTATTCAACTAAGGCCGGAAATTTATCAGGCGCAAAACTTAACATATGATGGATTTCCTGACACTCACTTCCCTGTGATATGGAGAAGGAGATACAGATTCTGGAATTTGATTGACAATCCTGAACAACACGGAGTAGGTGAAAAAAAGGAAATTACTACAGGCCAGTCTCATGCCATGTTTACTTATAACGATTTTGTGGGTGCTGGTATTTCAAGCGAAAATCTGTGGTGGGGCCCCGGTAAGAGAAACTCATTGTTAATGACGAACAATGCCAGAGGATTTAGCCACCTATTTTTGAAAACATTAAAGCCCATCAAGACTCCAATCGGACACTTTGAAGCGAATGCAGTAGTTGGTTTGTTGAATAACTCAGGATACACCCCACCGGACACTGCTCGTACTTTCCTGATTGATATTCCATTATATGTGGCCAAAGAAGACGATAAAAGGTATTTCAACGCAATAACCTTTTCTTATCAACCAAAATGGATCAAAGGCCTTACTATAGGCGCATCAAGATCATTCCAGTTGTACTACAGCTTTGCAAAAGAGACTAAATCTTACTTCCCGGTGTTATTTAATCTTTTTCGGAAAAACGATGATGGAAGAGAAGAACAAAACTTTGACCAACTTATCTCAGGATATGCAAGATGGTTTTGGACCGAGGGGAAGACCGAAATCTACTTCGAATTTGGTAGGAATGATGCCGCTTTTAATTTAAGAGATGTATTGAATCACCCGCAGCATTCCCGGGCTTACATTTTCGGAATTTCAAAAATATTCCCAATTAAAGATGATTTCCTTGAGATCAATTATGAACATACAGAGTTGTCTCAAACAGCTGGCTACCTTGTTAGAGACGCTCGCAGTTGGTACTTACATAAAAATATCCGTCATGGATATACGAATCGAGGAGAAGTAATAGGTGCCCCAATCGGGCCAGGAAGCGATATGGATCACATGACAATTTCCTACATCCGAGGTAACAACAAAGTAGGAGTTGTCTTTGAGAGATTGAGCCATCAACTGGACTTTTATCACGCAGCTTGGGATGATATAGATGATTTTAGAAGATTTTGGAACGATTATACCTTCGGAATTCAGGGGTACTGGCAATTCAATAATTTGATCTTAGACGGCAATATTTTATTGATAAGGTCTTTAAACTATCAATGGGAAATTGAAGAACTGAATATTGGAAGATTTGCGGATGGCCGAGAAGAAACGAATCTTTCTTTTACAATCAAAGCCGCATATCTATTTTGA
- a CDS encoding MraY family glycosyltransferase: MDFLVAACISFTLTFITLPVVINVLNSIDLLDIPDRRKIHKVSTPSLGGIPFVFSALLSLLIVMPFSDLADIKFLLAGIIITFILGIRDDISSLNARQKLVVQCLAAFLVVHFLGIYISSFYGFLGIQTISPIIGKLISALLIVILTNAFNLIDGIDGLAGGTAIMVFTFLGVWFNYNGINAFSLLSISMASAILAFMYFNWYPSKIFMGDTGSMVLGFTLSTTLIKFIQVNEVATWARFDASVAMAIGLFILPIYDTLRVFFKRILQGKSPFQPDRNHVHHILLNFGLNHGQATTILLIFSIFMSAMSWLLQPLGNNILIILQLATVTVLGSVLDYVIAKRLKRKERQLSGEQFTISKSA, translated from the coding sequence ATGGATTTTTTAGTCGCCGCTTGTATTTCATTTACTTTGACCTTTATTACGCTTCCTGTCGTAATAAATGTGCTCAATTCCATCGATTTACTGGATATCCCCGATAGGAGAAAGATCCATAAAGTAAGTACCCCTTCACTTGGAGGAATACCTTTCGTATTTTCAGCATTGTTGTCTTTGTTGATCGTGATGCCATTCAGTGATTTGGCTGATATTAAATTTCTGCTGGCAGGAATTATCATCACATTCATTCTCGGAATCAGAGACGACATATCTTCATTGAATGCCAGGCAGAAGCTGGTTGTTCAGTGTTTAGCGGCCTTTCTGGTAGTCCATTTTTTGGGTATCTACATTTCTAGCTTTTACGGGTTTTTAGGCATTCAAACCATTTCGCCCATCATTGGTAAGCTAATCTCTGCACTGCTTATTGTTATTTTGACCAATGCTTTTAATCTGATCGATGGCATTGATGGCCTGGCTGGAGGAACTGCGATCATGGTATTTACTTTTTTAGGAGTATGGTTCAATTATAATGGGATCAACGCTTTCTCATTGTTGTCCATTTCCATGGCGAGTGCAATTTTGGCATTCATGTATTTTAACTGGTATCCCTCCAAAATATTCATGGGGGATACGGGTTCAATGGTACTGGGCTTTACCTTATCCACTACATTGATCAAGTTTATTCAGGTTAATGAAGTGGCGACATGGGCCAGATTTGATGCTTCTGTCGCGATGGCTATCGGTCTGTTTATTTTGCCTATCTACGATACGCTCAGAGTCTTTTTCAAACGTATCTTGCAAGGAAAGTCACCCTTTCAACCGGACAGAAATCATGTACATCATATTTTATTGAATTTTGGGTTGAATCATGGTCAGGCGACTACTATTTTATTGATATTCAGCATCTTCATGTCTGCCATGTCATGGTTGCTGCAGCCCCTGGGTAACAATATTTTGATCATTCTACAATTGGCGACTGTGACTGTTCTCGGAAGTGTCCTTGATTATGTCATTGCTAAACGCCTGAAGAGAAAAGAAAGACAACTAAGCGGGGAGCAATTCACGATCAGTAAGTCTGCCTAA
- a CDS encoding AAA family ATPase, with protein sequence MSKDVEAADGLYKAFNDLKAEISKVIIGQEEVVQSLVTCIFCNGHGLLVGVPGLAKTLLVHTLADSLSLNFSRIQFTPDLMPSDILGAETLDKERNFKFVKGPIFANIILADEINRTPPKTQSALLEAMQERSVTVAGQQYKLDQPFFVLATQNPIEQEGTYPLPEAQLDRFMMMIKLDYPDYASELEIVKQTTSNDTKEVSSVISAEEILKHQELIRKVPVADNVFEYAVSLTHKTRPGSELAPDITKNFLEWGAGPRASQFLILGAKCNAILSGKYSPDIEDIKAVAKQILRHRIVRNFKAEAEGLTEENIIEELL encoded by the coding sequence ATGAGTAAAGATGTAGAAGCAGCGGATGGGCTGTACAAGGCTTTCAATGACTTAAAGGCCGAAATTTCTAAAGTGATCATCGGACAGGAAGAAGTGGTTCAAAGCCTCGTCACCTGTATCTTTTGTAACGGACATGGTCTCTTAGTAGGCGTCCCCGGACTTGCAAAGACTTTATTGGTACACACACTTGCAGATTCCCTTTCACTCAATTTTAGCAGGATCCAGTTCACTCCGGACTTAATGCCATCTGATATCCTGGGAGCAGAAACCCTCGATAAGGAAAGGAATTTCAAGTTTGTGAAAGGACCAATTTTCGCTAACATTATTCTTGCAGATGAGATCAACAGAACGCCTCCTAAAACCCAGTCTGCCTTGCTGGAAGCCATGCAGGAGCGCTCTGTAACAGTCGCTGGACAGCAATACAAACTGGATCAACCCTTTTTCGTGCTGGCCACACAAAATCCAATCGAGCAGGAAGGAACCTATCCGCTACCTGAAGCACAGCTGGACCGATTCATGATGATGATCAAGCTGGACTATCCTGATTATGCTTCAGAGTTAGAAATTGTGAAGCAAACTACCTCTAATGACACCAAAGAAGTTTCTTCGGTAATCTCCGCAGAAGAAATCCTTAAGCATCAAGAGCTTATCAGAAAGGTTCCTGTGGCGGATAATGTCTTTGAATATGCAGTATCATTGACGCATAAGACACGTCCAGGCTCAGAATTGGCACCCGATATTACTAAAAACTTCCTTGAATGGGGGGCTGGACCCAGGGCAAGTCAATTCCTGATCCTAGGTGCGAAATGTAACGCCATCCTTAGCGGAAAGTATTCTCCTGACATTGAAGACATCAAGGCGGTAGCGAAGCAAATCTTGCGACACAGAATTGTAAGAAACTTCAAAGCAGAAGCAGAAGGCCTAACTGAAGAAAACATCATCGAAGAGCTGTTGTAA
- the pheS gene encoding phenylalanine--tRNA ligase subunit alpha produces the protein MFEKVEALKKELVEAAAKNQEELEKFRLKFISRRGALSELFGEFKSVPGDQKKQFGEALNELKNLAKDKFQELVNGVNAQSDADTEGQVDVFLPPPPFQTGSLHPLNLVKNRIIQIFERQGFNVADGPEIEDDWHNFTALNFPENHPAREMQDTYFIERNPDTLLRTHTSNVQIRMMENQKPPIRAIMPGRVYRNEAISARAHCFFHQVEGLYVDKKVSFKDLKQTLYHFSRELFGKDTQIRFRPSYFPFTEPSAEIDISCFICKGTGCKICKHTGWVEIGGSGMVDPNVLESCGIDPDVYSGFAFGMGIERITMLKYQIDDIRLFSENDVRFLRQFH, from the coding sequence ATGTTTGAAAAAGTAGAGGCACTTAAGAAAGAGCTAGTTGAAGCTGCGGCTAAAAATCAAGAGGAATTAGAAAAGTTCCGTTTGAAGTTTATCAGTCGAAGAGGGGCTTTGTCAGAACTTTTCGGTGAATTCAAATCTGTGCCTGGAGATCAGAAAAAACAATTTGGTGAGGCATTGAACGAACTTAAGAACCTGGCGAAGGATAAATTCCAGGAGTTGGTCAATGGCGTAAATGCACAATCGGATGCAGATACGGAAGGCCAGGTAGATGTGTTTTTACCGCCGCCACCTTTTCAAACAGGTAGCCTTCACCCGTTGAACCTGGTGAAAAACCGCATCATTCAAATTTTCGAACGACAAGGATTCAATGTCGCTGATGGTCCTGAGATTGAGGACGATTGGCACAACTTTACGGCGCTAAATTTCCCGGAAAATCACCCGGCGCGTGAAATGCAGGATACCTATTTCATTGAGAGAAATCCTGATACGCTGTTGAGGACGCATACGTCAAACGTGCAGATCCGAATGATGGAAAATCAAAAGCCTCCGATAAGGGCGATCATGCCGGGTCGGGTGTATCGAAATGAGGCCATCTCAGCAAGAGCTCATTGCTTCTTCCATCAGGTGGAAGGACTCTACGTCGATAAGAAAGTGAGTTTCAAAGATTTGAAACAAACGCTTTACCATTTCTCCAGAGAATTATTCGGTAAGGATACCCAAATTCGATTCCGACCTTCTTATTTCCCCTTTACGGAACCTAGTGCGGAGATCGATATCAGTTGTTTCATATGTAAAGGAACAGGTTGTAAAATCTGCAAACACACTGGTTGGGTAGAGATCGGTGGCTCTGGAATGGTTGATCCGAATGTCTTAGAAAGCTGTGGTATTGACCCGGATGTTTACAGTGGATTTGCCTTTGGTATGGGTATCGAAAGGATCACCATGCTCAAGTATCAGATCGATGATATCCGCCTCTTCTCGGAGAATGACGTGAGGTTCTTACGTCAGTTCCATTAA
- a CDS encoding flippase — translation MSRTGMLKNSVKINYFYDVIYKLSNVLFPLVTFPYISRILAPEGVGTVQFGISLAQSFAVISALGIPVYGIKEVAKCQHDKQKLSLLFTELISLHAVMVVLLSIIYLAATFYFPDLYAIKEVLLICSLIVFSSLFNIDWFYSGLEKFKFIALRSLSVKVVSIALIFLLVKTREDIAMYAWILTFGFVGNYLLNLVGLEKKVRLITELKILNVKKHLQHLFFIFGTILIASLYSYSDSAILGLLSTKYEVGIYVVAVKLSKISIPIIIAMSTVMIPQVSVLIEQKKSDELNQAFRDGFGFVILMAIPICFGLFALREEFILIFSGEEFLSSVEVLAYLTPLPLFIGFGYFFAFLVLIPLDRNPQVFIAAIIGLVSFLAINLLLTPNYGAKGTAIATFITEGLVTVIYVAFTPNYIVKKLPWKRVAYSSLICFTFFPIVQGLRLINDHLFFVTLTAVPICALVYFSCQLFIFKDGSIRKLLQSKRTNHE, via the coding sequence ATGAGTCGAACAGGGATGCTCAAAAATTCAGTAAAAATCAATTATTTCTATGATGTCATTTATAAGCTTTCAAATGTTTTATTTCCTTTAGTCACTTTTCCCTATATCTCACGGATTCTCGCTCCGGAAGGAGTAGGAACCGTTCAGTTTGGAATATCACTGGCCCAATCATTTGCAGTGATCTCAGCCCTTGGGATTCCCGTATATGGGATCAAGGAAGTGGCGAAATGTCAGCATGACAAACAGAAGCTTTCACTTCTGTTCACTGAGCTCATATCTCTTCATGCGGTCATGGTGGTGCTGTTATCTATCATCTACCTGGCAGCAACATTCTACTTTCCTGACCTATATGCCATCAAAGAAGTGCTGCTTATCTGTAGCCTTATTGTTTTTTCCAGCCTCTTCAACATCGACTGGTTTTATAGTGGGCTGGAAAAGTTCAAGTTCATCGCTTTGCGATCCTTGTCTGTTAAAGTAGTCAGCATCGCACTTATATTCCTACTGGTCAAAACCAGAGAAGACATAGCGATGTATGCCTGGATTCTTACGTTTGGCTTTGTTGGCAATTACTTGCTAAATCTGGTTGGGCTTGAAAAAAAGGTAAGGCTGATCACAGAATTAAAAATACTGAATGTCAAAAAGCACCTCCAACACCTTTTCTTCATCTTCGGTACCATACTCATCGCCAGTCTTTATTCTTATAGCGATAGTGCGATCCTGGGATTGCTCTCCACCAAATATGAAGTAGGCATTTACGTCGTGGCGGTCAAGCTGTCGAAGATCAGCATTCCCATCATCATTGCCATGAGCACCGTTATGATCCCACAAGTCTCCGTACTCATTGAGCAAAAGAAATCCGATGAACTCAATCAGGCATTTCGAGATGGTTTCGGATTCGTGATTTTAATGGCCATTCCCATCTGCTTCGGGCTGTTTGCCTTACGTGAAGAGTTTATCTTAATCTTTTCCGGAGAAGAATTTTTATCGTCGGTGGAAGTGCTCGCCTACCTGACCCCATTGCCTCTGTTTATTGGATTCGGTTACTTTTTTGCCTTTCTGGTTTTGATCCCGCTCGACCGCAATCCACAAGTTTTCATTGCAGCCATTATTGGTCTCGTATCATTCCTAGCCATTAACCTGCTCCTTACCCCAAATTATGGGGCGAAAGGGACGGCCATTGCTACCTTCATCACTGAAGGCCTGGTAACCGTGATCTATGTCGCTTTCACACCAAATTATATTGTAAAGAAACTCCCGTGGAAAAGGGTGGCTTATTCGTCTTTGATCTGTTTTACGTTTTTTCCCATTGTACAGGGCCTTCGATTGATCAACGATCACTTGTTTTTCGTTACGCTAACAGCTGTCCCTATCTGTGCACTGGTCTATTTTTCTTGCCAACTTTTCATCTTCAAAGATGGCAGCATTAGAAAACTACTCCAATCGAAACGAACCAATCATGAGTGA